A DNA window from Helianthus annuus cultivar XRQ/B chromosome 15, HanXRQr2.0-SUNRISE, whole genome shotgun sequence contains the following coding sequences:
- the LOC110913571 gene encoding neurofilament light polypeptide-like, translating to MFENVLVKRKYGGDPKCHNGKELKKRTIKKAKETQFQIVVQAETADKMQCIDEEDADGDDVDNEDEVDVDNVDKHADNDHDGVDDDDGFDHDDHFDYAELEPEVKNAMEINDENEEALYRRVVDEDVESQNRMFEVSASGNHALVRVLTQYEDHGAGEKQQNNEAEEAMAEKLVGAYKELEDCYNKMRTLFNQSKIEYPNSLLVHIKYSQRLTLLNNMSTFVDENASEVSDERDEGENKDEVEREGEGEGEHEGEWEIAGDQNAKEVPTFVDENAKEVLDEREECENEDEVEKEAEGEREREGEEEGEGEGEHEGEMAGDQNARPSTVTPNPINDDAQNEDERESEESTGEDINENDIKSWD from the exons ATGTTTGAGAATGTATTAGTTAAAAGGAAATATGGTGGGGATCCAAAATGCCATAATGGCAAAGAACTAAAAAAGAGAACTATTAAGAAAGCTAAAGAAACACAATTTCAAATAGTTGTTCAAGCCGAGACAGCAGACAAAATGCAGTGTATTGATGAAGAAGATGCTGATGGTGATGATGTTGACAATGAAGATGAAGTTGATGTTGACAATGTTGATAAGCATGCTGATAATGATCATGATGGGGTTGACGATGATGATGGTTTTGATCATGATGATCATTTTGATTATGCTGAACTTGAACCTGAAGTTAAAAACGCCATGGAAATCAATGATGAGAATGAAGAGGCTCTCTATCGAAGGGTTGTGGATGAAGATGTAGAAAGCCAGAACAGGATGTTtgaagtttctgcatctgggaacCATGCTCTAGTCAGAGTACTAACACAGTATGAAGACCATGGTGCCGGTGAGAAACAACAAAACAATGAAGCCGAGGAG GCAATGGCTGAGAAGTTGGTTGGGGCATACAAAGAATTAGAAGACTGTTACAATAAAATGAGGACATTGTTTAATCAGTCAAAGATTGAATATCCAAACAGCCTCTTGGTACATATAAAATATTCACAACGTCTGACATTGTTAAATAACATGTCAACATTTGTTGATGAAAACGCTAGTGAAGTGTCAGATGAGAGAGACGAAGGTGAAAATAAAGATGAGGTTGAACGGgaaggagaaggagaaggagaaCATGAAGGGGAATGGGAGATCGCTGGAGATCAAAATGCCAAGGAAGTGCCAACATTTGTTGATGAAAATGCCAAGGAAGTGCTAGATGAGAGAGAAGAATGTGAAAATGAAGATGAGGTTGAAAAGGAAGCTGAAGGTGAAAGGGAAAGGGAAGGAGAAGAGGAAGGGGAAGGAGAAGGGGAACATGAAGGGGAGATGGCTGGAGATCAAAATGCCAGACCCTCAACTGTTACGCCAAACCCCATAAATGATGATGCTCAAAATGAAGATGAAAGGGAGTCTGAAGAAAGTACAGGTGAAGATATAAACGAAAACGATATTAAAAGCTGGGATTGA